GGGAAATTACACCCCGCGTGCCgttcaatcagtcaatcagggaatagaatagaacagaagagTAGAACTGAACACTAGAACCGAATAGATCGGTGTCTTCCTGCTCATCGTGATTACTGTGATGCAGCTGCCTGGAGTGTGATAGTGATTATAATGATGTTTGAGTAAGCATGTGTTTCCTGGGGAagaatgtgtgttttccagtgGAGGAGAGTTAGAGCAAAACGGAGACGATGAAGAGGAACTGTCTGTGCATGACTCACTGATGAACTTACTTCAACAAAAACAGctattttcatctttctctgttGGAGAACACCTTCTCCGCTCACTCTGATGATTGTGTGAGAAACttttaaggtaaaaaaaaaaaaaaaaaaaggtttattgaCTTGAATGAATTTATTTACTGATCGCTTCTTTATGCAATGTTGGGacaatgtttatttttctactgaatTGTTGAAATCCCCTCCAGTATAAGTGAGAATGTGTGCCATGGCTGTAAAGCAGTCTTGTTTTGGTCGGGTTTTGAGCACCTTTACACCCAGACAGACACCCTGGCTCTTCCACAGCATCACTATGTGAGGATATTTTGACAACTTGTTAAGAGACTAGAGACGGATAGCTCGGCAGCTACCATTCATACAAGATCcatcatcattttattttcatattgtcactTAAAGTACTGGGAACTGAATCCCTCCTGAATTGTTACCATTCTTCTTTGGGCTGCTGTTGCACCTCACCGTTAGTCTGGCAGATCGCAACAACAAGGTCAGAGGGCTCAAAACTGCAAACAGGATGTCTTTACACAATGGCacatgttcatttatttattgaacaatTATTTGGTGGGGAGGAATAACATGACAGCTTGTACAGAGTCTATAATTTAATGTAGGTACCAGCCCTTTTGGGAGCAGTATCTTTCTCTTGTTAACTTTATGAGTTGTTGGAGTCAAAATGTGATGTTGTGGCAAGACTATCACTTTACCATTGTTGGTGGTAACAACTGCTATGCTTATTTGGCTGATTTGGGCATATAATTCTGAGATTGCCTCAACTACTGTTTGCTTaaaagagagatgtgtgtggagagaaaacacacatggaCTTGATGGAACCAGGAAAGACACTGCTTCAATTCGGgtcattttattgcttttttgaTGATCAAGATctcaatgaatgaataaactaATAACAAGAAGCCAAATATATTTCTGTGGATGTTACGGTTTTACTGATCATGTCTTTGTTGATTGACTGATTTCCAGTTGAGTTCCTCTTTTGTATAAGTCTACTGCCATCTTTCAAGAGTCAACTTGTCTGCAGGCATGACGCTCAATCTGCTTCTGGTCTTctgcctttctccctctgtttctctttttctctctttctatctctttgtatctgttctgtatatttgtgtctgtctgtatgtctgtctgtcagtgtacAGTAGTTGTCTGCTGTCTTGTTGGAAGAATCActgcctgaaaaaaaaaaaaaaaaaaaaatgcctgaaGAATCTTACACATCGACCAAAGGGGATTTGAGGCAATCAGACATGTAACATAACTATATGATAAATTGGAAATGTGTGGCACAGAGTCTAAAGTAAATACTATATGAAACACTGTATAAAATTGGATGGCTTGTGTAAAACTGTATAAAATTGGATCtatttaatttgtttgaaaTGAGGTAGTGTAACTGGCGATACCAGTGAACACTCGTAACACTCATACCTATGCATGCTTGTTGGAAGGTTGTCACAGGATGGTTCTTCCACAtggttcccctctctcttcttctgtcaacaactgtttctctctctgtttcttcctctttctcttcctttcccctctttttcctGCACGACAGAACCTCCTACACCCCTCTGGTCCtttacctttcttcctctcttctttgccTCCAGTGGAGAAagagcaaataaacaaaccaacaaatgGAATATCTTGTGCCTATGTCTGGATATCTTTTCAGAGCGTAAATAATTAAATTCTCACATATTCACCCCTTTTCCTCTAGAGCCCTTAACACATGCGATATGTCTTTAGCCGTGTCTGGTGGCAGCCGGAGTCTCCGGCCAACTCATTTGTGGTTGTCAGACCAAACATGGCAATCACCAAGGAACTGGCTACAGCACAAACTGGCAGCAGTGCAATCCAGCCTGTTATGTTTCTCCAAAAACCTTCCTGTCCCATCATTGTCAGGCATTTTTATGCCAGGAGAATGTTAATGTCAAATAAATTCTCAGAGAAAAGCCTCCCCCATTGGGATCAGTGCTTATTTCTCCAAGCTCACATAGGAATCGGAGCCTAAAATACACTGTTGATGTTCCCAGCACAAAGTGTTTATATGTTCCTGCTTCAGGAAGATTGCCTCTTTTAAAGTTTGACTGCTATCAAGCTGGAGCAAACCGCCTATCTCTGATATGGTGATATGAATAATTTTATTCAAAGGTGTTCTGTTATATAGTTACGATCATCTTTACTGTATTAAATTAAAATTGGACAGTGGACAAattgaaatatttattatttttaaaaattacaGATTGTTATGAGTGATTTGAATATTTACTATACAGCAAATATATGATAAATGTCATAGTTATAATTTCAAATTGATCTCAATCAGTAAACTTAAAATGCATGATCAGCATGACCTAGGTCaaattaattaagtcttcatcaATATTATGTCTTTATCAAACAATTCATTGCTGTCACCGTTACTTTGCCTTGAAGGCACTTGATGAAATTAACAGACATTGATACATATAATGTACAGCTACATATATTTCCAGACATTCAACATTTCCAAGATATGGATGGACATTGAACAGCACTGATATGTAGGGTTGGACATGTTTATCCGTCTGTCTGCAGTTCAAAAGACACAGGAAGGCACCTGAGAAattgagagtgaaaaaaatgaGGCTGTTGTaagagtagaaaaaaaaaatccttctgcACTACAAGCTTCAGGAGCGTTGTGCGCAGCGGCTCGTCCTGCTCACTGAAAGCTGAATGTCTGTGAGGGCTGCAGATGGGCCCAAGCGGCACCCCTCCACCCAGGAAGCACCTAGCTGTGCCGTCACCGGGCGAAAGGAGTGAAATCAAAAGAGGGTAAAAGTCTTTCCTCTTAAAACCCCAGTCGTCCTAAATGGGCTCGTCTGACTCCTCACTCTCCCGCTCCTCCTGGAGGGAAGACAGCGTGAGGACGGGGGTGGAGGGCGACACGGAGGCGGCGGGAGGCGAAGGCGAGgtaggggaggaggtggagggggactCCGGCTCCTGTGGAGGGCCTTCAGCTCCTCGTGTGGCGGTGTCGGTGTCGGTGCTGTCGCCGGTGCTCTCCGCAccgctgggggaggggggggcagagtcACAGCCGGGAGCTCCTCTGGGGGAGGAGGCCGCCTTCCCTCGGGAATCCTCCTTGGACTCCTTCCTCACCAactccccttccctcctgctCCCTTCCCCCCACAGCTCCCTGTCccgggtgggggaggagggggtggacgGGGGAGGCTGGTGCTTCTTGGTTTTCCGGCTGGCATCTCTGAAGCTGGCCAGAGGGGGACGCAGCCTCACCCCGCTGCGAGTTGAGCCCTCTATAGCCTTCTGCAACtgttggaggagagagagagatagggaatTCTATAAGAGCTATAAGGAATTGAAGGTGCGTTAAAGGGACAGCGCAGGATTATTAAAGGGAACATCAAGGGAGATGAGTTGTGAGGGCCGTTAATGGCACAACCGCATGAATCACGGCATAAAGCATGATGCACACCCTGACGGACGTGCAGAACTGCGGCCCACGCTGTGAGATCATCACAGCTCCCTGTCATGCCACATTTCAAGATCAAGCTGAGAAAGGTGACAAAGAGATGCagatagagaagaggagaggaaaataagggaaaaaaacaagtgacCTCACCTCTTTCAGCGCCACGACACCCACCAGCTTTCCAATACTGGTGACATAGGCATGACTGAGACCCAGCAAAGAGAACAGAGTGTGggtctgagggagagagagagagagagagagagagggttgttacatgctttggcaatattgtttgtttgtgaactgtcatgccaataaagcaccttgaattgaattgaattgaattgagagagagagagagagagagagggagaaattgtGTATGTTCCAGTCAGTGTTAAATGCATTGTACTGTGACACTACTGTGCTTGCATAGCTGCCACATAATTACACCTAACCATGACTGATTTAAAAATGCCCTGTTCCTCACGCACAATTTCTCTGCaagtgaaaaatgaatcatCTTGCATCACAGCATAGCATGAATCACAGCATAGAGTGTACTTTGTCCTCTTCTTTCAAAATCTTCTTTACGGAAATATGAATTGGTGTATGACTTATAATTGCATAATCAATGCAGTGTGCATGACCTCTGAGTGTGATGACTGAGTCAGCCACATGTTGCCGTTGTCACCTTGTGTAGAGAAGTTCTTTCCACCAGCTGAAACGGGGAGGGATCTATGCGTATCTGCTCCATATCGATTGGTTTATCCAGCTCCACCTCTTCCCAGGCTTTGATCTgcatcagccaatcacaaggcagagaggcagagagagatggactcACAGCGTAAAGAGTTACTAATTATTGATTAGGGATGGTTTGATTGTCTCATTGTTGGTTATGTGGATACTGAATCAATATGGTACAGTACCTCCTCTGGTGTCATGGTGTCGGTCAATGGAGGAGGCGTGGCCTcctggggaaggagagagagagagagagaaaagatggaaagagaggaaggcaaacagggagagacagggatagatacagagacagacagacagaaagacagagtcaGTCAGTTTCATCAGCTATACAGTTGTGCTAAATGACAGCAAGGTGCCCCCTGGTGGTTTTATGATACCACCCATTGCAGAATATGTCAGCTCCAGTGCTCCAGCTGCAGAATAACTGCCGTATCGTGCATCATGTCATGCTCTCTGCCAATGAGAGGGGCTTAAGCTGCCCTGGTGGAATGATGCTCCTGTCTCAGCTGTCACTGCCAACTTGATAGCGGATCAGTGTGATGTGTTGATCCTTTGCGCTTTGGGGTTAAAGTAAAGAATAAAGAGTATGTAAGGTTGATCTTGGATATGAGACAGCGGCCTACCTGAGTTTCAGGCTggcctgaggaagaggaggaggagaagagtctCTGAAGGGTCCGCCTGACAGACGGCAGCTTGCGCTTGTCTGAGGACACGGTATGGAAACACGTGTAAGAGGTGAAAAGAACTGACATTTGACTGCCAAACCTGTCTTTATTGGaagtgaaaatgtcatgtcacCTGAGCCAGTGTGATTGGTGGAGGGCTCCTGAGGTTTGGGGGATGGGACGGGCCCGTTACATTCATCCTGCACTGGAGTGGTCTGGGGGCAAAGAATACTTTGTTACTACATAATAAATTATAGAACTAATTAACTAGCCACTCAGAAATAACATCCATCTGTGAGCCAGCTTATggctgggtgttttttttttccaccttgtctgtgctctcctctcctccctcctcatccacaAAGGTGAAGGACTCCCAGCTGACCTTGGTGCCCTGGCCCggtgaactctgaccttttTCAAAGACCCGCCTCTCTGCTGAGAGCCACCAATCAGAGACAGCTTGGAGCTCTGTCCTCTCGATGGAGCCCAAAAGAATCATGGATTCTGGGGAGAAGGGAGAGTTAATAATAAGCTTATGTAGGGCAAAACAGAGCCAGTATAACCTCTGCCAAGGAAGTAGGTCGTCCTACCTTTAGAGTCGACCAGAGGGATGGTTTTGAGGGTGGTGGTCTCTAGCAGGTGGTTCAGTTCCCGATAGGTGGAGTGAGAAGACAGGAACTTCACCTTGCGCACCATGATGTCCTCCACAAAGATGTTATACTTGCTGGGGATGTagagaaatattttaataattaaCCACTGACATGCAATGGTAGCTGTACTGTAtggaataaatatgaatactGGCACTATATTATTAGCATATTAACACACAGACAATATGAGGTTCTGTCTGCGTGAGCCAAGACAGCTTCAGGTGCTTACCTGATGTGTCCGAGGGCCAGCTCGGGCAGGTAGGGCAGCTTCTTGACCTGGATGATGGAGTCATAGAGGGAAGGCTGCAGACCCTGGGCCACCATGTTCGCCAGGATGACTGCCACCATCATGGGCAGGATGTGGGAGATCTGCCCGGTCAGCTCGAAGCAGATTACTGCCGTGGAAACCGTGTGTGTGACGGCTCCTGTCATCGCTGCCGCACCTGGGGGAGaccggagaggaggaagacacagGCAAAGAAACAGGGAGAAAATTAAGTGTGTGGCAGGGATAAAGCATTAGGTATgtaatgatgataatgttgAGTAAAGGTGAATTAGGTTTGTGAGCTgtggagaaaagagacagatggcacacagggttcccacacatCCTTAGACATCAAATTCATCAAAAGGatttttcaatgactttcaaggtcttgtttggtgaaattcaaggactcaaaatttgTATGTTTTGGGTTAAAACATCACATTAGTCAAAATTAGATATCATAGAGACCTGATTTTTTACTCGTGATCTTGTCAAatcaagaaatcctggtgaaatcattAATTCTAAACCAATCAATTTCTTCAAGATGTGAAGTGTCAATCCTAAAATGGAGAGAaatccagagagctgaggcacactgatgaatttggctgctgtatttaaaaaaaaaaatcaaatacttCCAAGGCCATCAGTTATTCTCAAAAACGTTTAAggacttattttatttttctcaaatccgcAAACTtccaaggattttcaaggcctgtgGGAACCCTGGGTACAGACTCGAGGTTAGGACACTGACCAATGACAGCGTAACCTCCCGGCAGAATGCGGTAGACTATCCCATCAAACAGGATTCCATTTGGGAAAAGAGTGGCCATGATCTCCCCTACGAGGCGACCAAAAGCAGCCccttgaggagagagagataaggcgCGCTGGTAAAGACAAATTGAACTGAAGCTCAGCAGGAGATACTGCATGTGTATTACAAAATCCTCTTACCTAATATGAACACTGGCATAAAGGCACCAGAGGGGATGGGCATCGTGGTGGAAACCGCTGACATCCAGAACTACAATATAAAAACAGGATCAACTTAGGATCAACTTAGGATCAAGGTTATCATCAAACCAGGCCGATCTCAAAAGTGCTTCACACACATTTGAAACCAACACTTTCCCAGCTAGAGGGAGAGACGCTGTACCTTcatgatgaagaagaggaggaggatgacgaaGACGCTGACTCGGGGGTGCAGCCACGCGGACGAGCGGCCCAGGTCAGGCGGAGCGGGGGATCCTGAGATTTTGGTCCAGGTGAAATTATCAAACAGGGAGTTGATACACTCCCTGGGCATCAGCTGCCAGAGAGAATGTACCAACATTGTAATATCAggtttcacatactgtacatccaatTTTTACAAAATTCCATGAATATTAATGAACGCACATCAAAACGAACTCAGAGAATATGAATATAGAGTGACTCTAATGTCTGTAGTGTTTTCTAACCTCTCCAGCCATAAACTGGCCAAATCCAGGAGGAAACGTGAAGGTGGCGATGATCAGTGTCACTGCACCTGGATAGATCAATCGACtggccgcacacacacacacgcagacacacacatatgaagaggcacacacagataaacacacaaacatacacacacaatcattaaCAGAAAGCTCTTCCTATTATCCCGCAAACCCACAACACTGCTGAACAGGAGTAGGTAATTGAGGCTAGGAATAGAAATGAATGAGGCTCAGTGTGAGGGTGTACCAACACTGATAGTACCGCTCTCCTGGTGCTGCCGCTCGCCGCTCTTAATGGTGGAGACTAATGTTCCCTGACTGGTGAGTCTCAGAGGATAAGTGAATCTCCCCATTGAGTGAATGACTGGCTGTAAGGTTGTTAAGGCTTTGCTGCTGTCCTGGCCAGTGTTGTGAGACTGATGACTTTGTAGAGTGGAGCTGAGATACATTAAGAGGAATTGGATTTGAATGTGCAAATGGTTTGAGTTCCTGGGAACAGCGTCTGCTACCAGAATCACGGTGGTTTAAGAGCTGAGTGCTAGATTAATCCACGGTGGCAGTGAACGCGCTGTcgtgtttgcgtgcgtgtgtgtgtgtgtgtgtgtgtgtgtgtgtgtgtgtgtgtgtgtgtcgggatCTCACTGCTTGGTTAGGAAGCGCGTGAGTGCCGTCGGTCTTCTCATGAAGAGAACCACCTGTCTGTTCAGGTAGACGAAGAACGCCCCGAGGAACCCACATGAGATCCTACAGCAGGAGAGAGGCGCTTAAAGATTTGACTCGAATCactacatacgcacacacacacacacacacacacacacacacacacccttgtacttctatcctaaTGGGGACCACCCATTGACGACATTCATTCCCTATCCCCTAGCCTTAACCCTCACTACTaaatgcctaaccttaacctaatcctaattctaaccttaaccctaaaaccaagtCTTAACCCTTTAAGCCCCTTTAACAAGGACTgaccaaaatgacctcacttcgcAAATATCCCTACTCTGAAGGTTTAAAACTCACATTTGTTCTCAATAAGATAGAAGTACAggaacacaatcacacacacactcacacacacacacacatttaccatatCCTCACCCTATTATTGCAAATGCAGGCAGCTCTTGAAGGTCAAAGGGGAAATCCATCCGGAAGTTGGTTTTGAAGAGAGCTGTGATTGtgactgagagacagaaaacaaatcaTATTTCAAAGAACTATAAAAATACTATATAAGGCTCTGATCTCACTCTCTTGGCATCAAGCACCCAGCCACCTCATATTTTCTATATTGCTGTGCTCAGTATCCTTTCTATAGTGCTGATGGATTACTTATATACTGTGAGTGATGACTTAAAACATTTCTGGTTTATCTAAAGAACCACATATTACTTAGCTGTCATATCCAGCCACTATCCATAACATGCAAGATCAGCATTACTttttcaactgtgtgtgtgcgtgtgtgtgcgtgtgtgtgtgtgtgtgtgtgtgtgtgtgtgtgtgtgtgtgagtgttaaatTTGTCCATGTTCTGGGTCTCACCAGCATCCTTGTTCCAAACAGAGAGCACCCTGAATATGAAGGCGCTGAATGTGGCTGCAAAATACCCCCGCCAGTAATTCCTCACCGCAAAGTAGGTAGACGTGACCTCAATACTGAACAACACCcctggtgggagagagagggatggagaaagaggaggaaggacagaggaagaggagaggagaatgaggaTAGATAGtgtgtaaaaagaaagaaggggagcgagggggagattgagagaaagagtgaaaaatagggagggagggggagagacagaaagagagagagagagaaagagagagagaaaaagagagagacagagagacagagagagaaatgagttAAATAAGCAGAATGAGTCCAAAAACACTTGAAGCTAAGAGTGTAATTATACACAACAGGAGAACCACAGGGAGcgaacacac
The Centroberyx gerrardi isolate f3 chromosome 12, fCenGer3.hap1.cur.20231027, whole genome shotgun sequence genome window above contains:
- the clcn1b gene encoding chloride channel protein 1, which codes for MRERINTFETVLNIDQILLYGEYREQLGNFARREAARLLTERQWRRQAGENTLATGRKGLGRRHHHPVTLESHLSHASSTKKPRPYSKCQDCLARMRRYIVTKMGEDWIFLVLLGLTMALVSWTMDYASAKSLQAYKWMHGELKGNVPLQYLAWVTYPMILVMFASLFCHLVAPQAIGSGIPELKTILRGVVLKEYLTLKAFVAKVVGLTAGLGSGMPVGKEGPFVHIASICAAVLSRFMSIFSGVYENPYGYTDILTVGCAVGVGCCFGTPLGGVLFSIEVTSTYFAVRNYWRGYFAATFSAFIFRVLSVWNKDAVTITALFKTNFRMDFPFDLQELPAFAIIGISCGFLGAFFVYLNRQVVLFMRRPTALTRFLTKHRLIYPGAVTLIIATFTFPPGFGQFMAGELMPRECINSLFDNFTWTKISGSPAPPDLGRSSAWLHPRVSVFVILLLFFIMKFWMSAVSTTMPIPSGAFMPVFILGAAFGRLVGEIMATLFPNGILFDGIVYRILPGGYAVIGAAAMTGAVTHTVSTAVICFELTGQISHILPMMVAVILANMVAQGLQPSLYDSIIQVKKLPYLPELALGHISKYNIFVEDIMVRKVKFLSSHSTYRELNHLLETTTLKTIPLVDSKESMILLGSIERTELQAVSDWWLSAERRVFEKGQSSPGQGTKVSWESFTFVDEEGGEESTDKTTPVQDECNGPVPSPKPQEPSTNHTGSDKRKLPSVRRTLQRLFSSSSSSGQPETQEATPPPLTDTMTPEEIKAWEEVELDKPIDMEQIRIDPSPFQLVERTSLHKTHTLFSLLGLSHAYVTSIGKLVGVVALKELQKAIEGSTRSGVRLRPPLASFRDASRKTKKHQPPPSTPSSPTRDRELWGEGSRREGELVRKESKEDSRGKAASSPRGAPGCDSAPPSPSGAESTGDSTDTDTATRGAEGPPQEPESPSTSSPTSPSPPAASVSPSTPVLTLSSLQEERESEESDEPI